GTGACGGCCGATAAAATGAAGCGGATGAATATTTTTACTGGAGCCGATTTAAAAAAGCTTAGCGAAGAACAGTTAACTCTCCATTTTGGAAAGATAGGCCGTTTTTTTTATAAAATTGTTAGGGGAATTGATGATCGCCCGGTTCAGCCCAATAGAGAAACAAAATCAGTCGGTGCTGAGGATACTTTTGCATATGACCTGACTGATATTGATGAAATGAACGCAGAGTTGGATAAAATAGCGCAGGTAGTTTATAATCGTTTACAACGTTATCAATTAAAGTGTCGGACTGTTACTCTCAAAATCAAATATCACGACTTCAAACAAATAACTCGAAATCATTCTTTTGCTCAAGGTATTAACGATTGGGCTACCATTGCATTAACAGCAAAGGAGTTGTTATTAAAAACTGCACCTCAAGAGCATAAAATTAGACTGTTGGGCATTTCTCTCTCAAATTTCTATGAGACACAAGCTTCTATGACAAAATTATTTAATCCATCGCAGTTGGAGTTGTTTTGATAAGAGAAGAATGATGGATCGGGATCAATTGTGTTAAGTTAAAAAGTAAGCTGTGTTTTTGTTACAAATGGACATCGATAAAAGATGTCTAAACAATTATATTTACAATGTTTGTGATGTTTAATTGATAAAATATTATCTGTTGAATCTATGTCATTGTTTAAATTTAAATCAATAGTTTTAATAACTGTGTTAACGGCATTAACATTTAAGGTAAATGCCCAGGCAAACAAATTTCAGGTGATTGCTTATTTTTTTGGTGGAACAGAGCAAGCCAAAACAGTTCCGGCAAATAAGCTAACTCATGTGATTTTTAGTTTTTGTCATTTGAAAGGAAACAAGCTAAATGTAGATAAAGCTGCTGATACAGCTACAATTCAACAATTGGTGGCTTTGAAAAAAATAAATCCTAAATTAAAAGTGCTGCTTTCGCTTGGCGGCTGGGGAGGATGCGAAACTTGTTCTAATGTGTTTTCAACTAATGAAGGTAGAGGTGAGTTTGCAAAATCGGTAAAACATCTGAACGATTATTTTAAAACGGATGGTATTGATTTGGATTGGGAATATCCGGCAATTGAAGGATATCCTGGGCATAAATATAAACCGGAAGATAAAGCTAATTTTACGGCCTTAGTTGCAGAACTCCGTAAAAAATTAGGTAAAAAGCAACTTATCACTTTTGCCACTGGAGGTTTTCAAAAGTGCCTTGAAGAATCAATTGACTGGAAAGGAGTTATATCAAAGGTCGATTATATTAATTTGATGAGCTATGATTTGGTAAATGGGGATTCGTTTGTAACAGGTCACCATACAGCCTTGTACTCAACACAAAGTCAAAAAGAGTCAACTGATAATGCTGTTTCATACTTGCTGAAACAAGGAGTTCCTTCTTCTCAAATTGTTATAGGCGCAGCGTTTTATGGCCGTGTTTGGGAAAACGTTCCAAATGTAAACAATGGCTTGTATCAATCGGGTAAATTCAAGTATGGTTTAGATTATGGTAAAATTGTCGAGGAAATACCAAAACAAACAGACTTTGTATACTATTGGGATGAGATTGCCAAGGCTCCTTTCTACTATAGCGCAGATAAAAAGTTGTTCTTGACTTACGATGATAAAAAATCGATTGAATTAAAAACTAAGTATGTAATGGATAAAAAGTTGGGTGGAATAATGTTTTGGGAAATTTGTAATGATGCTAAAACGGATGGCCTACTTGATAAGATTGATGACGTAAAGAGAAAGGCTTCAAAATAAAATTAAGTGTAAGTTGTACAAAAGCGAGGGTTATTAACAGTAACTCTCGCTTTTTGCGTTTAAATTAAAATAAGTCAGGTAGTTGATATGGTTTAAATATCTTTAAATCAGTTTGTCGTAAATGTGTAATGGGTAATTTTCCGTAAATTTATGCCGCTTACAGGTTGGTCGCAGTCTATTTAAACCAATTAGGAGTGGATCTCAATGTTTCTTGTAGCTATCATTCTTCTGTAAAAGCTTCACCGGTTTTTTATAAAATGAATACGTTCGTTTTATATTGTATCTACATTCCGATATGCTTATTTTATTCCTGTAACTCCAAACAAGCTAAATCAGATAAAACAAAGAATCCTTCCGAAAGTTCAAGCCATATAGATAAGTCAAGTATTTGGAATGCCCCAGATACAACACTTATCCCACAAAACGATTCTGGAAGGCTAATTAGTTATGGCCGTGATTTAATTCGCTATACTTCTAAGTATCTAGGGCCTAATGGCTCTGTAATGCAGATTTCAAATGGGATGAACTGCCAGAACTGTCATTTAAATGCTGGAACAAAACCCTTTGGAAATAATTATAGTGCCGTAGCATCAACCTTTCCGAAGTTTAGAGCTCGTTCCGGAACAATTGAATCTATTGAAAAAAGGATAAATGATTGCCTTGAGCGTAGTTTAAATGGGAAGTCACTGGATAGTTCCAGTACAGAAATGAGAGCAATTGTTGCTTATATGAAATGGTTGGGTCAAGGTGTTGAAAAAGGAAAGACTCCTTTAGGTGCGGGATTGATTGATGTTCCATTTTTAAATCGTCCGGCAGATTCTGCGAAAGGACAGTTGGTTTATATAAGTAAGTGCGCAAAGTGTCATGGCAATAATGGAGAGGGATGGCGTTCAACAGACAAGAAAGGGTATTTGTATCCTCCACTTTGGGGATCTAATAGTTATAATATTGGGGCCGGATTATATCGTTTAAGTCGGTTTGCAGGATTTGTTAAAGCTAATATGCCATATGATACGAATTCCAATAACCCTAATTTAACAGATGAGGAAGCTTGGGATATTGCCGCATTTGTAAACAGTAAGCAGCGTCCTATAAAAAGTTATCCTCATGATTGGCCCGACAGTTCTTTAAAGCCATTTGATCATCCCTTTGGTCCGTATCATGATAATTTTACCGAGCGTCAGCATAAATACGGCCCATTTCAACCTATTCAAGACGAAAATAAAACAAAAAATTCATCAGGAACACGTAAGTAAAATCTAAAACCAATAATTATGGATACGCTTAATTTAAATCAACCTACCTCTAGGAGGAAGTTTTTAGGTAATCTGGCTATTGGTGCAGCCACAGCCGGAGTTGGATCTCTATTTAATCCATTTCAGGCTCAGGCAGGCATTACGATTGACGAGGCCATGATCAATGATGCCGACACCTGGTTTAACCAAATTAAAGGAAAGCATAAAATTGTATTTGATGTTACAGAACCCAATGGTGTTTTCCCTTTTGCGTGGCCTAAGATATTTTTATTGACAAACGAAAAAACCGGGACTCCTGCTAAAGAATGTAATGCAGTTGTTGTACTTCGCCATGAAGCCATTCCATATGCGATGAAGGATGACTTGTGGCTAAAATACAAATTTGGTGAAGTATTTCACGCTGACGATCCTAAAACTAATGCAGCATCTGTTCGTAATCCTTTCTGGCAACCTAAAGAAGGCGATTTTCAAGTTCCGGGAATTGGCAATGTGAATATAGGCATAAATGAACTACAAGCCAGTGGGGTTATGTTTTGCGTTTGTGATATGGCATTAACTGTTTATAGTGCTGTTGTTGCACAAAAAATGAACATGGCACCGGCTGATGTGAAAAAAGAATGGGTTGCTGGGGTATTGCCAGGTATTCAGATCGTTCCATCAGGTGTTTGGGCAGTGGGACGAGCTCAGGAGCGTGGTTGTGGTTATTGTTTCGCGGGATAAGTTTAACTGTTGACTGTAAATAGTGATGATTAAGACAAATCGGAAGGTTGTGAGGGGAGTTGTGCGTCATAAATTTCTTATCAATTGCTGAAGAAAGGAAGATGAAAAACGAATTATAAATTCTTTTTCAAATTTTTCTTGCAGAGCTCCAGTGGGTTAGGTTCGGGTGGAGGAAAAAGGGAGGAAAAGGATTTGGAGGAACGGAAAAGAGTCGTACTTTTGCGCTCCGCAATCGGAAGGAAGGCGGCAGGTTGAAAAGCTGAAAAGGAGCAAGTAAAAAGAAGATCGAAGGGGTCTTTTTGTAGGTTGCGCGAAACGAAAAAAGCGGTCAAAATTATTTTAAAATAAATTTGGCAGAAGAGAAAAAAAGTTTCACCTTTGCACTCCCGAAACGACGGGGACGCTGATGAGGAAGTCAACAGCGGAAGAAATTGAAAAACTGGCCTGAAGAGGAATCGAAAGCAGAAAAGCGAGAAAAAAAAGTTAAAAAAGTTCTTGCAGAAGTCAAAAAGATGCTTACCTTTGCAGCCCCGCTGAGACGGAAGGTCGGCAGCGAAAAAGAAGAAAGAAAAAACGACGAAGGATACAGGGAAGTTGCAAGACGAATCGGTTCGACTCCGGTACTATCCACGACAGGTTAACAGCGGTTAACCGAACGTTCTTTGAAGAGATGAGAATAGCGCAGCAAATTGTAGCAATACAATAAGCTAGCATACAATAACTGTCAATCCAAGAGACAATGGTTCTTCGGAACCACCTGTATCCGCAAGGATACAAGGAACAAACTTAAAGTATACAACGGAGAGTTTGATCCTGGCTCAGGATGAACGCTAGCGGCAGGCCTAATACATGCAAGTCGAACGAGATTAGGGGCTTCGGTCCCTATGAAAGTGGCGCACGGGTGCGTAACACGTATGCAACCTACCTCTAATTGGGGGATAGCCTTCCGAAAGGGAGATTAATACCGCATAAAACAGCAGAATGGCATCATTTAACTGTTAAAACTAAGGTGATTAGAGATGGGCATGCGTTGCATTAGCTAGTTGGTAAGGTAACGGCTTACCAAGGCTACGATGCATAGGGGATCTGAGAGGATGGTCCCCCACACTGGTACTGAGACACGGACCAGACTCCTACGGGAGGCAGCAGTAAGGAATATTGGTCAATGGACGCAAGTCTGAACCAGCCATGCCGCGTGCAGGATGACGGCCCTACGGGTTGTAAACTGCTTTTGTCGGGGAATAAACCTCATTACGTGTAGTGAGTTGAAGGTACCCGAAGAATAAGGATCGGCTAACTCCGTGCCAGCAGCCGCGGTAATACGGAGGATCCAAGCGTTATCCGGATTTATTGGGTTTAAAGGGTGCGTAGGCGGCGAATTAAGTCAGAGGTGAAAGCCTGCAGCTCAACTGTAGAACTGCCTTTGATACTGGTTCGCTTGAGTACAGATGAAGTGGGCGGAATGTGACAAGTAGCGGTGAAATGCATAGATATGTCACAGAACACCGATTGCGAAGGCAGCTCACTAAAGTGTAACTGACGCTGAGGCACGAAAGCGTGGGGATCAAACAGGATTAGATACCCTGGTAGTCCACGCCCTAAACGATGATTACTCGCTGTCGGCGATATACAGTCGGCGGCTAAGCGAAAGCGTTAAGTAATCCACCTGGGGAGTACGGTCGCAAGATTGAAACTCAAAGGAATTGACGGGGGCCCGCACAAGCGGAGGAGCATGTGGTTTAATTCGATGATACGCGAGGAACCTTACCCGGGCTTGAAAGTTAGTGAATAATCTAGAAATAGATTAGTGAGCAATCACACGAAACTAGGTGCTGCATGGCTGTCGTCAGCTCGTGCCGTGAGGTGTTGGGTTAAGTCCCGCAACGAGCGCAACCCCTATGTTTAGTTGCCAGCATTAAGATGGGGACTCTAAACAGACTGCCTACGCAAGTAGAGAGGAAGGAGGGGACGACGTCAAGTCATCATGGCCCTTACGTCCGGGGCTACACACGTGCTACAATGGATGGTACAGAGGGCTGCGACATAGCAATATGAAGCCAATCTCAAAAAGCCATTCACAGTTCGGATTGAGGTCTGCAACTCGACCTCATGAAGTTGGATTCGCTAGTAATCGCGTATCAGCAATGACGCGGTGAATACGTTCCCGGGCCTTGTACACACCGCCCGTCAAGCCATGAAAGCTGGGGGTGCCTAAAGACTGTAGCCGCAAGGAGCGGTTTAGGGCAAAACTGGTAATTAGGGCTAAGTCGTAACAAGGTAGCCGTACCGGAAGGTGCGGCTGGAATACCTCCTTTCTAGAGAAGGATAGCAGTTATCACTAGCTGCTGCGCTATACAATCTCATTTCAGACTTCAACAAGAGAAAACCCAAGTACCGGTAGGAAGGGTAGATGAATGAACAAGCCTACTGCCTGCAGGAACAATCCAAAGTCCCGTAGCTCAGTTTGGTTAGAGCACTACACTGATAATGTAGGGGTCAGCAGTTCAAGTCTGCTCGGGACTACCAAAGCGCAGGAAACGATAAAGCGGAAACAAGCGCACTTAACTTGGGGAATTAGCTCAGCTGGCTAGAGCACCTGCCTTGCACGCAGGGGGTCAACGGTTCGAATCCGTTATTCTCCACACTGAACCAAAGGGTTCATGAAGTTCTTTGACATATTGAAAGAAGTTACCTGAAAAGGTAAACGAGCAACAGATAGATTAATTTCTATAATGTAAGCATTAAGACGCAAGTCTTAGTAATAAAAGAAAGTTACTAAGGGCGCACGGGGGATGCCTTGGCTCTCAGAGGCGATGAAGGACGTGATAAGCTGCGATAAGCATCGGGGATTGGCAAATACGAATTGATCCGATGATTTCCGAATGGGGAAACCTAATCAGTTGAAGACTGATTGTATAAATACGCTAACCTGCCGAACTGAAACATCTAAGTAAGCAGAGGAAGAGAAAACAATAGTGATTTCGTAAGTAGTGGCGAGCGAACGCGAAAGAGCCCAAACCTATATTGTTACGGCAATATGGGGGTTGTAGGACAGTGCCGTGGACTTAACAAAAGAACAAGAATGCTTTGGGAAGAGCAGCCATAGAACGTGACAGCCGTGTATTGGTAAGATTGTTATACCTAACTGTATCCTGAGTACCGCGAGGTCGGAGACGCCTTGTGGGAATCTGCCAGCACCATCTGGTAAGGCTAAATACTACTGAGAGACCGATAGTGAACAAGTACTGTGAAGGAAAGGTGAAAAGAACCCCGAACAGGGGAGTGCAATAGAACCTGAAACCGTGCGCTTACAAGCGGTCGGAGCAGCGAAAGCTGTGACGGCGTGCCTTTTGCATAATGAGCCTACGAGTTACTTCTCACTGGCAAGGTTAAGGATTTCAGATCCGGAGCCGAAGCGAAAGCGAGTCTGAATAGGGCGCATAGTCAGTGGGAGTAGACGCGAAACCTTGTGATCTACCCTTGAGCAGGATGAAGTTGCAGTAACATGTAATGGAGGTCCGAACCGGTTTACGTTGAAAAGTATTCGGATGACTTGAGGGTAGGGGTGAAAGGCTAATCAAACTGGGAAATAGCTCGTACTCTCCGAAATGTTTTTAGGAACAGCCTGGCGGTTGAGTGTGCTAGAGGTAGAGCTACTAATTGGATGCGGGGGAGTCAAATCCTACCAAATCCAGATAAACTCCGAATGCTAGACACATATACGCTGGAGTGAGGCTTTGGGTGCTAAGGTCCAAGGCCGAGAGGGAAAGAACCCAGACCATCAGCTAAGGTCCCCAAATATATACTAAGTTGAACTAACGGGGTCCGATTGCATAGACAGCTAGGATGTTGGCTTGGAAGCAGCCATTCATTTAAAGAGTGCGTAACAGCTCACTAGTCGAGCGATCGGGCATGGATAATAATCGGGCATCAAGTATATTACCGAAGCTATGGATAATACTCTGTATTATGGTAGGAGAGCATTCTAACAGCGGTGAAGGTATTTCGTCAGAAATGCTGGAGCGGTTAGAAAAGCAAATGTAGGCATAAGTAACGATAATGCAGGCGAGAAACCTGCACACCGAAAGACTAAGGTTTCCTGATCAACGCTAATCGGATCAGGGTTAGTCGGGGCCTAAGGTGTAGCCGAAGGGCGAAGCCGATGGACAATGGGTTAATATTCCCATACTATCTATAATTGTGACGGGGAGACGCAGTGGTGAAAGATCCGCGAACTGACGGAATAGTTCGTTAAAGGCCGTACCTATATCATTCATAGGCAAATCCGTGAGTGATGGAGAAAGCTGAAAGTACCGCAAACCTACGGGGGCGCGGATAGTGATCCTAAAGGCTGCCGAGAAAATCCTCTAAACTTCAGATTATAGATACCCGTACCGCAAACCGACACAGGTAGTCGAGGAGAGAATCCTAAGGTGCTCGAGTGAATCATGGCTAAGGAACTCGGCAAAATGGCCCTGTAACTTCGGGAGAAGGGGCGCCCCTTAACGGGGGCCGCAGTGAAAAGGTCCAGGCGACTGTTTAACAAAAACACATGGCTTTGCAAAATCGAAAGATGAGGTATAAGGCCTGACACCTGCCCGGTGCTGGAAGGTTAAGAGGGGATGTTAGTCCGAAAGGGCGAAGCATTGAATCGAAGCCCCAGTAAACGGCGGCCGTAACTATAACGGTCCTAAGGTAGCGAAATTCCTTGTCGGGTAAGTTCCGACCTGCACGAATGGTGTAACGATCTGGACGCTGTCTCAGCCATGAGCTCGGTGAAATTGTGGTATCGGTGAAGACGCCGGTTACCCGCAACGGGACGGAAAGACCCCATGCACCTTCACTACAACTTCACATTGACATTGGGTACAGGATGTGTAGGATAGGTGGGAGACTATGAAGCGGGTTCGCTAGGATTCGTGGAGTCAACGTTGAAATACCACCCTTTCTGTATTCGGTGTCTAACCCCGCGGACGTGGGGGACATTGTGTGGTGGGTAGTTTGACTGGGGTGGTCGCCTCCAAAAGAGTAACGGAGGCTTTCAAAGGTATGCTCAGTACGCTTGGTAACCGTACGTGGAGTGCAATAGCAAAAGCATGCTTGACTGTGAGGCCGACAAGCCGATCAGGTACGAAAGTAGGATATAGTGATCCGGTGGTTCTGCATGGAAGGGCCATCGCTCAAAGGATAAAAGGTACGCTGGGGATAACAGGCTGATCTCCCCCAAGAGCTCATATCGACGGGGAGGTTTGGCACCTCGATGTCGGCTCGTCACATCCTGGGGCTGGAGAAGGTCCCAAGGGTTCGGCTGTTCGCCGATTAAAGTGGCACGCGAGCTGGGTTCAGAACGTCGCGAGACAGTTCGGTCCCTATCTGTTGTGGGCGTAGGATATTTGAGTGGACCTGACCTTAGTACGAGAGGACCGGGTTGGACGAACCGCTAGTGAATCAGTTATGGCGCCAGCTGTACTGCTGAGTAGCTACGTTCGGTCGAGATAAGCGCTGAAAGCATCTAAGTGCGAAACTCACCACAAGATGAGATATCCATACAGGATCGTGGAAGATGACCACGTTGATAGGCTACAGATGTAAAGGTGGTAACATCACAGTCGAGTAGTACTAATTCTCCAAAACTTTCTGAAAAGAAAGCCTCGTTTACCAAAAAGCAGCAGTAACTTCTTTCAACAATATGTCGAAACAGAACTGAAAAGATATTCAGGTGCCTATATCGGCGGTGTCCACCTCTTCCCATTCCGAACAGAGAAGTTAAGCCCGCCAGAGCCGATGGTACTGCCGTAACAGGTGGGAGAGTAGGTCGGTGCCGATTTTTATACGAAGGGAACCCCAAAAAGGTTCCCTTTGCTTGTTTATAGCCTTTTTATTCTGCCTGCTTTTCCGGTTACCACCAGCTAATACTAAATTAACAATACTTGGTCGCTATTTGACGAAAGCTATATTTAAATAGTATAGGTCATTAATTTAATCTAGATTTGAGCATTTACCTAGTTACTCATAACATGTTTAATAAAGAAACTTATATCAAAAGACGTAATAAACTAAAAGAACAAGTATCTTCTGGTGTTATATTGCTTTTAGGTAATGACGAAAGCAGTATGAATTATGCTGATAATACGTATCATTTTAGGCAAGACAGTTCTTTTCTTTATTTTTTTGGGTTAGATATTCCTGGACTGGCTGCTATTATTGATATAGAAAACGACTTCGAAGCAATTTATGGTACTGAATTATCAATAGATGACATAGTTTGGATGGGGCCTCAGGATACTTTGCAACAACAAGCATTAAATTATTCAGGTATAAAAAATTTTCACACAAAGGCTGAATTAAATAAGTATATAAGTACTATTAAAGAAAAAAAGCGACGTGTTCATTTCTTGCCTCCATATAGACCTGAGAATAAGATAAAGTTGGTTGAACTATTGGATGTGAAGCTCGATGAAATTAAGGATATAATTTCGGTTAATTTGATTAAAGCAATTATTGAGCAGCGAGAAATTAAATCTGAAGAAGAAATTATTGAAATTGAAAAGGCTGTAGGAATCACCAATCAAATGCATTTGACCGCGATGAAAATGGCAAAACCAGGTATTACTGAAGCAGAAATTGCTGCGGCAGTGCATCAAATTCCTTTAGCTGCTGATTGTAATATTGCCTTCCCAATTATTGCCACTATTAGGGGTGAAGTTTTGCATAATCATCATCATAAAAATATTCTTAAAGAGGGACAATTGTTTTTACTTGATGCTGGGGCCGAAAGTAAAATGCACTATGCCGGGGATATGTCTCGAACTACTCCTGTAAGTGGAACGTTTACGGCACAACAAAAAATCATCTATGATATTTGTCTTACTGCGCATGAGGCTGCTTTACAAAAATGCGGCCCTGGTGTTAAATTCAAAGATGTGCATTTTACTGCAGCTACCTCTATAGCAGAGGGGCTTAAGCAGATTGGTTTAATGAAAGGTGATATAAAGGCTGCTGTCGAAGCTGGTGCTCATGCTTTATTCTTCCAATGTGGAACAGGACATATGATGGGACTTGATACCCATGATATGGAAGATTTAGGTGAGCAGTTTGTTGGTTATACCGCTGAAGAACCTAAAGAGTTATTATTGTTTGGATTGAAATCTTTACGGTTGGGAAAAGTATTAAAGCCGGGAATGGTCGTTACAATTGAGCCAGGTATTTATTTTATACCTGAGTTGATAAAAATGTGGAAAGAAGAAAAGCGGTTCATCGAGTTTATTAATTATGACAAAGTTGAAGAATATATAGGTTTTGGCGGACTTAGAAATGAAGACGATGTATTAATTACAGAGGATGGATATAGAGTATTTGGTGGATTTGTGCCAAAAACAACTGAGGATATAGAGCGATATAAGGCAGGTGAGAGTTTGGATAGTATTTTAGCCTCGAAGAAAATTCTTAATTAGCCTTTTGTAATCAATTTGGATTTAAGCCGGAGGATAAAACTTTCGGCTTTTTTGATTCATGGATACCCCTCTTTAAAGTTTT
Above is a window of Solitalea lacus DNA encoding:
- a CDS encoding glycoside hydrolase family 18 protein, producing MSLFKFKSIVLITVLTALTFKVNAQANKFQVIAYFFGGTEQAKTVPANKLTHVIFSFCHLKGNKLNVDKAADTATIQQLVALKKINPKLKVLLSLGGWGGCETCSNVFSTNEGRGEFAKSVKHLNDYFKTDGIDLDWEYPAIEGYPGHKYKPEDKANFTALVAELRKKLGKKQLITFATGGFQKCLEESIDWKGVISKVDYINLMSYDLVNGDSFVTGHHTALYSTQSQKESTDNAVSYLLKQGVPSSQIVIGAAFYGRVWENVPNVNNGLYQSGKFKYGLDYGKIVEEIPKQTDFVYYWDEIAKAPFYYSADKKLFLTYDDKKSIELKTKYVMDKKLGGIMFWEICNDAKTDGLLDKIDDVKRKASK
- a CDS encoding c-type cytochrome, with the protein product MNTFVLYCIYIPICLFYSCNSKQAKSDKTKNPSESSSHIDKSSIWNAPDTTLIPQNDSGRLISYGRDLIRYTSKYLGPNGSVMQISNGMNCQNCHLNAGTKPFGNNYSAVASTFPKFRARSGTIESIEKRINDCLERSLNGKSLDSSSTEMRAIVAYMKWLGQGVEKGKTPLGAGLIDVPFLNRPADSAKGQLVYISKCAKCHGNNGEGWRSTDKKGYLYPPLWGSNSYNIGAGLYRLSRFAGFVKANMPYDTNSNNPNLTDEEAWDIAAFVNSKQRPIKSYPHDWPDSSLKPFDHPFGPYHDNFTERQHKYGPFQPIQDENKTKNSSGTRK
- a CDS encoding twin-arginine translocation signal domain-containing protein; this encodes MDTLNLNQPTSRRKFLGNLAIGAATAGVGSLFNPFQAQAGITIDEAMINDADTWFNQIKGKHKIVFDVTEPNGVFPFAWPKIFLLTNEKTGTPAKECNAVVVLRHEAIPYAMKDDLWLKYKFGEVFHADDPKTNAASVRNPFWQPKEGDFQVPGIGNVNIGINELQASGVMFCVCDMALTVYSAVVAQKMNMAPADVKKEWVAGVLPGIQIVPSGVWAVGRAQERGCGYCFAG
- a CDS encoding aminopeptidase P family protein → MFNKETYIKRRNKLKEQVSSGVILLLGNDESSMNYADNTYHFRQDSSFLYFFGLDIPGLAAIIDIENDFEAIYGTELSIDDIVWMGPQDTLQQQALNYSGIKNFHTKAELNKYISTIKEKKRRVHFLPPYRPENKIKLVELLDVKLDEIKDIISVNLIKAIIEQREIKSEEEIIEIEKAVGITNQMHLTAMKMAKPGITEAEIAAAVHQIPLAADCNIAFPIIATIRGEVLHNHHHKNILKEGQLFLLDAGAESKMHYAGDMSRTTPVSGTFTAQQKIIYDICLTAHEAALQKCGPGVKFKDVHFTAATSIAEGLKQIGLMKGDIKAAVEAGAHALFFQCGTGHMMGLDTHDMEDLGEQFVGYTAEEPKELLLFGLKSLRLGKVLKPGMVVTIEPGIYFIPELIKMWKEEKRFIEFINYDKVEEYIGFGGLRNEDDVLITEDGYRVFGGFVPKTTEDIERYKAGESLDSILASKKILN